The following are encoded together in the Pseudoalteromonas shioyasakiensis genome:
- a CDS encoding succinylglutamate desuccinylase/aspartoacylase family protein: MSKELISQENIVVGEIANGLPLTIPVYRLKGNGTGPNVYIQANMHGAEVQGNAVIYQLLEQLKSLKLRGDITLVPYANPIGCNQKSGEFTLGRFDPITGTNWNRMYRFNKALPSQVAEQHKDSDDATLKAAFKQALVADIDSQLTGPDYSLTTGKRIALNLQTLAHQADIVLDLHTGPISSKHLYCPEYAKDSASYFNIEHVLLIPSDFDGAMDEASFCPWWSLSEELGKQGREFAVQVEAFTVELGSQEKIDLSAALEDANSILSYLNHKEVLVDAAYQPKAMTRYACMLEDYIAYYAPMGGMVEYLAPLGGHIKAGEPIAHILRMERYLSEQPLQTLSFDKDAIAILHFASASVNQGTELYKFFTNVFEL, from the coding sequence ATGAGTAAAGAATTAATCAGCCAAGAGAATATTGTGGTTGGCGAGATTGCCAACGGCCTACCACTGACAATCCCAGTGTATCGCTTAAAAGGCAATGGCACAGGCCCTAACGTGTATATACAAGCCAATATGCACGGCGCTGAAGTACAAGGTAATGCAGTAATTTATCAATTGCTTGAGCAGCTAAAATCACTCAAGCTGCGTGGCGATATTACCCTAGTGCCTTATGCTAATCCTATTGGTTGCAACCAAAAATCAGGTGAGTTTACTTTAGGTCGCTTCGATCCAATTACTGGCACCAACTGGAACCGCATGTACCGCTTTAATAAAGCGTTACCATCACAAGTTGCTGAACAGCATAAAGACAGTGATGATGCGACCCTTAAAGCTGCATTTAAACAGGCACTCGTTGCTGACATCGACAGTCAATTAACGGGCCCTGATTACAGCTTAACAACGGGTAAACGTATTGCGCTTAACTTGCAAACGCTTGCCCATCAGGCTGATATTGTTTTAGACCTTCACACAGGGCCTATCTCAAGTAAGCACTTATATTGCCCTGAATACGCCAAAGATAGCGCCAGCTACTTCAACATCGAACATGTGTTATTGATCCCAAGTGATTTTGATGGCGCGATGGATGAAGCGAGTTTCTGCCCATGGTGGTCACTATCTGAAGAGCTTGGCAAACAAGGCCGTGAATTCGCTGTTCAAGTAGAAGCATTCACTGTTGAGCTAGGTAGCCAAGAAAAAATCGATTTAAGTGCGGCTCTTGAAGATGCAAATAGCATTTTAAGTTACCTCAATCACAAAGAAGTATTAGTTGATGCTGCGTATCAACCAAAAGCGATGACACGTTATGCCTGCATGCTTGAAGATTATATAGCTTACTACGCACCTATGGGTGGCATGGTTGAATATCTTGCCCCACTAGGCGGCCATATTAAAGCTGGCGAGCCCATTGCCCATATTTTAAGAATGGAGCGCTACCTTTCTGAGCAGCCTCTACAAACATTAAGTTTTGATAAAGACGCCATTGCTATTTTACATTTTGCTTCAGCAAGCGTGAATCAAGGTACTGAACTTTATAAGTTTTTTACCAACGTATTTGAGCTATAA
- a CDS encoding PLP-dependent decarboxylase produces MSFLSTPIKQAVEQVSTHLDTPFFIYDLDKLTAHLNQLTAQTDVKLWYAVKANPLSRIIQCLDSAGFNFDVASKGELEQVLAQGIDSERVLNTGPAKSPKQISHFIARGVRTFVAESINQVRWLNEQATKANCQLQVLLRVQLRWPDSEKNPLGGDSLTPFGLGCDEWQVLTTSDYPALSFDGLHIFQWGNMLSTDKLAELWRAMIDPLQQLASSLNINLNILDLGGGLGIPYTQDANRLDWSALIETLASIKADAGVKELWMELGRYAVGECGHYATPVVERKENYNQQQVILSGGINHLLRPAVTSQDFPAALLRESTAEPAAMTLYGPLCTALDCLGEHHLASDLNEQDWLLFSQCGAYGFTESMPYFLCHELAAEYILEQGNIECIRSAEDASYYLR; encoded by the coding sequence ATGAGCTTTTTGAGCACGCCCATCAAGCAAGCAGTTGAACAAGTATCAACGCATCTTGATACGCCATTTTTTATCTATGATTTAGATAAATTAACTGCACATTTAAATCAACTGACTGCGCAAACCGATGTGAAACTTTGGTATGCCGTTAAGGCCAACCCACTGTCTCGCATTATTCAATGTTTAGACAGCGCAGGGTTTAATTTTGATGTTGCAAGTAAAGGTGAACTTGAGCAAGTACTTGCTCAAGGCATCGATAGCGAGCGCGTGCTCAACACAGGGCCTGCAAAGAGTCCTAAACAAATTTCACATTTCATTGCTCGCGGCGTACGTACTTTTGTGGCCGAGAGCATTAACCAAGTTCGCTGGTTAAACGAACAAGCAACAAAAGCAAATTGTCAGCTGCAAGTTCTATTGCGTGTACAACTTCGTTGGCCAGACAGCGAAAAGAACCCTCTCGGCGGCGATAGCCTCACTCCTTTTGGTTTAGGCTGTGATGAGTGGCAAGTACTCACTACAAGTGATTACCCTGCTCTTAGCTTTGATGGTCTGCATATTTTCCAATGGGGCAATATGCTGAGCACTGACAAACTCGCCGAGCTATGGCGCGCGATGATTGATCCATTACAACAGCTAGCAAGCTCATTAAATATTAACCTTAATATTCTCGATTTAGGAGGTGGCTTAGGCATTCCTTATACTCAAGATGCTAACCGACTTGATTGGTCTGCACTTATCGAGACACTCGCGAGCATTAAAGCGGATGCTGGTGTCAAAGAGCTTTGGATGGAACTTGGCCGCTATGCGGTGGGCGAATGCGGGCATTACGCAACACCGGTTGTTGAGCGCAAAGAGAATTACAATCAACAACAGGTGATTTTATCAGGCGGCATTAACCATTTACTTCGCCCTGCTGTAACAAGCCAAGATTTCCCTGCGGCCTTACTTCGCGAATCGACGGCTGAGCCTGCGGCAATGACTTTATACGGCCCACTTTGCACCGCCCTTGATTGCTTAGGTGAGCATCACTTAGCAAGCGATTTAAATGAGCAAGACTGGTTGCTATTCAGCCAATGTGGTGCATACGGCTTTACCGAAAGTATGCCGTACTTTTTATGCCACGAATTAGCGGCTGAATATATCCTTGAACAAGGCAATATTGAGTGCATTCGTAGCGCTGAAGATGCCAGCTATTATTTAAGGTAA
- a CDS encoding 2,3,4,5-tetrahydropyridine-2,6-dicarboxylate N-succinyltransferase: protein MSWLELLNNLESGAVRAATQDESGNWHANVEVKQGILEAFKNGTNTEFPGGFVDKHNLAPQGFAADAGVRMVPGGSSVRRGAHVAKGTIIMPPAYVNIGAFIDEGTMVDSHALVGSCAQVGKNVHLSAAVQLGGVLEPIGASPVVIEDDAFIGAGCVIVEGVVVKKGAVLAPGVRLSATIPVYDCVNERQLDKGEAIPENAIVIPGSRPASNAWAREQGLSMSCALIVKYRDEQSDASLLLEEVLR, encoded by the coding sequence ATGAGCTGGTTAGAATTATTAAACAACTTAGAATCAGGCGCAGTTCGCGCAGCAACACAAGACGAGAGCGGCAACTGGCACGCCAATGTTGAAGTTAAACAAGGCATTTTAGAAGCCTTTAAAAATGGCACAAATACTGAATTCCCTGGTGGTTTTGTTGATAAGCACAACTTAGCACCACAAGGCTTTGCAGCCGATGCAGGCGTGCGTATGGTACCCGGTGGTAGTAGTGTTCGCCGTGGTGCACACGTTGCTAAAGGCACCATTATCATGCCACCTGCATATGTGAATATTGGCGCGTTCATCGACGAAGGTACGATGGTCGACAGCCACGCATTAGTGGGGTCGTGCGCACAAGTGGGTAAAAATGTTCACCTAAGTGCTGCAGTACAATTAGGTGGCGTACTTGAGCCAATTGGTGCCAGCCCTGTAGTTATTGAAGACGATGCATTCATCGGCGCTGGCTGCGTTATTGTTGAAGGTGTGGTTGTGAAAAAAGGCGCTGTACTTGCGCCAGGTGTTCGTTTATCTGCAACTATTCCTGTCTACGATTGCGTTAACGAACGCCAGCTAGACAAAGGTGAAGCCATCCCAGAAAACGCGATTGTGATCCCAGGCTCTCGACCTGCTTCAAATGCATGGGCTCGTGAACAAGGTCTTAGCATGTCTTGTGCACTGATCGTGAAATACCGTGATGAACAAAGCGATGCATCATTACTGTTAGAAGAGGTTTTACGTTAA
- the dapA gene encoding 4-hydroxy-tetrahydrodipicolinate synthase — translation MINNFDLNDYPLWTALVTPFSESGEVDYTTLEQLVAEQQDANNGILLLGSTGEGLALSLKEQQAIVEHVCQLAPTVPLMVAVGGMNLKQQVAWVEYCNQLPIHGYLLGSPLYAKPGVVGQTHWFESLLNASHHPCMLYNVPGRSAVEISPQVIKNLAEHKNLWALKEASGDISKFEGFRTASPTLAIFSGDDALMPYFAQAGAKGLVSVAANAWPSQTHEFVKRSLSGQYPNLFTDWSQAIQSLFTVANPIPVKVLMHLQGKINTPHLRPPLTHLELEQIDCITHANNTILSWN, via the coding sequence ATGATCAACAATTTTGATTTAAACGACTATCCATTATGGACAGCGCTTGTCACGCCATTTTCTGAATCTGGCGAGGTCGATTACACGACCCTTGAACAACTGGTTGCGGAGCAGCAAGATGCTAATAATGGCATTTTATTGCTTGGCAGTACCGGTGAAGGACTAGCGCTTTCACTCAAAGAGCAACAAGCCATTGTTGAGCATGTTTGCCAATTAGCACCAACTGTACCACTCATGGTTGCTGTGGGCGGCATGAACCTTAAGCAACAAGTTGCTTGGGTTGAATACTGCAACCAACTACCTATTCATGGCTACCTGTTAGGTTCACCTCTGTATGCAAAACCTGGCGTTGTTGGCCAAACACATTGGTTTGAAAGCCTACTAAACGCAAGCCATCACCCTTGTATGTTGTATAACGTACCAGGACGCAGCGCAGTTGAGATTTCACCGCAGGTGATCAAAAACCTTGCTGAGCACAAAAATCTTTGGGCTTTAAAAGAAGCCAGTGGCGACATTAGCAAATTTGAAGGTTTTAGAACGGCATCACCAACTCTGGCTATTTTCAGTGGCGATGATGCACTTATGCCGTATTTTGCTCAAGCTGGTGCAAAGGGTCTAGTTTCTGTTGCCGCAAATGCTTGGCCGAGTCAAACCCATGAGTTTGTTAAACGTAGTTTAAGTGGTCAATACCCAAATCTATTCACCGATTGGTCGCAAGCAATCCAAAGTTTATTCACTGTGGCAAATCCAATCCCCGTAAAAGTACTGATGCACCTGCAAGGTAAAATAAATACCCCACATTTACGTCCGCCGCTTACGCATTTAGAGCTTGAGCAAATAGACTGCATCACCCACGCAAACAACACAATTTTATCTTGGAACTAA
- a CDS encoding DNA-3-methyladenine glycosylase I: MEKFNDIYQRAVTRKGSEEMLLALLSDPLDSADIAKMHDDLWLEEFTRKVFQSGFYWSVINNKWAGFRDVFWDFSVEKLLMMPPDMLEQKASDERIVRNFKKVQTIPENAYMIHEVAEKHGSFSQFIADWPTDNIIGLWAYLKKHGARLGGNTGPYALRALGKDTFLLSRDVEAYLRAHELIDGGLQTKKSLQAAQDFFNELQQQSGYSLQALSQLVAYGVGDNRVGVATR; this comes from the coding sequence ATGGAAAAGTTTAACGATATCTATCAGCGAGCTGTCACCCGTAAGGGCAGTGAAGAAATGCTGCTTGCACTGCTTTCTGACCCGCTTGATAGCGCTGACATTGCCAAAATGCATGACGATTTATGGTTAGAAGAGTTTACACGTAAAGTATTTCAAAGCGGCTTTTATTGGTCCGTAATCAATAATAAGTGGGCTGGTTTCCGTGATGTGTTTTGGGATTTCAGTGTAGAAAAATTGTTGATGATGCCACCAGATATGCTTGAGCAAAAAGCCAGTGATGAGCGAATTGTTCGTAATTTTAAAAAAGTACAAACGATCCCAGAAAATGCGTACATGATCCACGAAGTTGCCGAGAAACATGGCAGTTTTAGCCAATTTATTGCAGATTGGCCAACTGACAATATTATTGGTTTGTGGGCCTATCTTAAAAAGCATGGTGCGCGTTTAGGGGGAAATACTGGCCCGTACGCTTTGCGAGCGCTTGGTAAAGATACTTTTTTGCTTTCTCGGGATGTAGAAGCCTACTTGCGTGCCCATGAGTTGATTGATGGAGGCTTACAAACTAAAAAGTCATTACAGGCGGCGCAAGATTTCTTCAATGAATTACAACAGCAAAGTGGCTACAGCCTGCAGGCACTTAGTCAGCTTGTAGCTTATGGTGTAGGCGATAATCGTGTAGGTGTCGCAACACGTTAA
- a CDS encoding protein adenylyltransferase SelO yields the protein MKLQTRYTDISELLAIKDMPSAVAKPQLLLFNDKLADNFAINHDSEFLAKLLSGSTIDKDVAPVALGYSGHQFGHFSPRLGDGRAHLLGAIADQDGTLWDLQLKGAGATVFSRGGDGRCAIGPAVREYIMSEALNALGIATTRCLAVVATGETVYRQPPRPGAVVTRLAKSHIRVGSFQYLATQGDIEGLEKLVDYAINCHFPDISSTGEQRYIEFLTAVLDKQIELVISWMRIGFIHGVMNTDNTLISGETIDYGPCAMMNQFDLDTVFSSIDHQGRYAFGNQPNIANWNIARLAESLIPLFADQDAAVEQLSPVVNGFAAKFNDAFNTMWQQKLGLAGQQEGDHALVSELLGLMKQHQLDYTNTFNALTESLVQDFVIDFNLKEWVLKWKLRTSAESYSTMRAVNPAVIPRNHNIEMILAEYEQTESNSSINEFLEVISKPYTYCTKHQRWYEPPNNGDKNYQTFCGT from the coding sequence ATGAAACTGCAAACTCGATACACAGATATTAGTGAACTACTTGCTATTAAAGATATGCCGAGCGCCGTTGCTAAGCCGCAATTATTGCTCTTCAATGACAAGCTCGCTGATAATTTTGCGATTAATCACGACAGCGAATTTTTAGCTAAACTGCTATCTGGTTCAACGATAGATAAAGATGTTGCACCGGTTGCACTTGGTTACTCTGGTCATCAATTTGGTCATTTTTCACCGCGTCTTGGCGATGGCAGAGCGCATTTGCTTGGCGCTATTGCAGATCAAGATGGCACATTGTGGGACTTACAGCTAAAAGGCGCTGGAGCAACAGTGTTCTCGCGCGGTGGTGATGGTCGCTGTGCCATAGGCCCAGCAGTACGAGAGTACATCATGAGTGAGGCGCTTAATGCGCTTGGCATCGCAACTACGCGCTGTTTAGCGGTGGTTGCAACTGGTGAAACGGTATATCGTCAGCCACCTCGCCCGGGTGCAGTTGTTACTCGCCTAGCTAAAAGCCATATCCGTGTTGGCTCATTTCAATATTTAGCTACACAAGGGGACATAGAAGGGCTAGAAAAGCTAGTTGATTACGCAATTAATTGCCACTTTCCTGACATTAGCAGTACGGGTGAGCAGCGTTATATTGAATTTTTAACTGCCGTGCTAGATAAGCAAATTGAGCTGGTTATCAGCTGGATGCGAATTGGCTTTATACACGGCGTTATGAATACCGATAATACCTTGATTAGTGGTGAAACCATTGATTATGGTCCCTGTGCGATGATGAATCAGTTTGACCTAGACACGGTATTTAGTTCGATTGACCATCAAGGGCGCTATGCATTTGGTAATCAGCCGAATATTGCCAATTGGAATATTGCGCGATTAGCTGAAAGCTTAATCCCTTTATTTGCTGATCAAGATGCTGCCGTTGAGCAACTATCACCGGTTGTGAATGGTTTTGCTGCTAAATTTAATGATGCATTTAATACTATGTGGCAGCAGAAATTAGGATTAGCTGGTCAGCAAGAAGGCGATCATGCGTTAGTTTCAGAGTTGCTAGGTTTAATGAAACAACATCAGCTCGATTATACCAATACTTTCAATGCACTTACTGAATCTTTAGTGCAAGACTTTGTTATAGATTTTAATCTAAAAGAATGGGTTTTAAAATGGAAGCTCAGAACATCAGCTGAAAGTTACAGCACAATGCGAGCCGTTAATCCTGCAGTCATTCCGCGTAATCATAATATTGAAATGATCTTGGCTGAGTATGAGCAGACAGAGTCTAACTCATCAATCAATGAGTTTTTAGAAGTAATTTCAAAGCCATACACGTATTGTACAAAACATCAACGTTGGTATGAGCCGCCAAATAACGGTGATAAAAACTATCAAACTTTCTGCGGCACATAG
- a CDS encoding OmpA family protein, which translates to MKLKSLTIALALAATSTTGFAAEKEGFYIGAFGDYYDNSWENVRDYPPGGLDVDDSTGWGLELGYRFSDYWSARLEYADMDFDWNAELNDGTSVSGSESGKRYGIDALYHLGGGPFYGIFGLKNLDAVDEDLMFANVGAGYQHYFTDNFAFNAETSLYQGLDRGYTDFGAKLGLSYIFGDQSAPAAVEPAPVVAAPTDSDNDGVMDADDQCANTPMTDAVDSKGCTLYEEKEATITLLVTFPHDVAEVPNQYFSDIADVAAFMKENEGTSVTLEGHASAVGDADYNMMLSEKRAKDVAAELVKDGISSDRISTVGYGEERLKNEAYTLKAHAQNRRVEAQITSVEKVKVLRK; encoded by the coding sequence ATGAAACTAAAATCACTTACTATTGCGTTAGCACTTGCTGCAACTAGTACAACAGGCTTCGCTGCTGAAAAAGAAGGTTTTTATATCGGCGCATTCGGCGATTACTATGATAACTCTTGGGAAAATGTTCGCGATTATCCACCAGGCGGATTAGATGTAGATGATTCAACTGGTTGGGGTCTAGAATTAGGTTATCGTTTTAGCGATTATTGGAGTGCTCGCTTAGAGTATGCTGATATGGATTTCGATTGGAATGCAGAGCTTAACGACGGCACATCTGTAAGTGGTTCAGAAAGTGGCAAGCGCTACGGTATCGATGCGTTATACCATTTAGGTGGCGGCCCATTCTATGGTATTTTCGGTCTTAAAAACCTTGATGCGGTTGACGAAGATCTAATGTTCGCAAACGTAGGTGCTGGTTACCAACACTACTTCACAGATAACTTTGCGTTTAACGCTGAAACATCTTTATATCAAGGTCTTGACCGTGGTTATACAGATTTCGGTGCTAAGTTGGGTTTAAGCTATATTTTTGGCGACCAAAGTGCTCCAGCTGCTGTAGAACCTGCGCCAGTAGTTGCTGCACCAACTGACAGTGATAATGACGGTGTAATGGATGCAGATGATCAATGTGCAAACACACCGATGACAGATGCTGTTGATAGCAAAGGCTGTACTCTTTATGAAGAAAAAGAGGCAACAATCACATTACTAGTTACTTTCCCGCATGATGTTGCAGAAGTACCAAACCAATACTTCAGCGACATTGCTGATGTTGCAGCATTTATGAAAGAAAACGAAGGCACATCAGTTACACTTGAAGGTCATGCATCAGCTGTTGGTGATGCTGACTACAACATGATGCTTTCTGAAAAGCGTGCTAAAGATGTTGCAGCAGAGCTAGTTAAAGACGGTATTTCTTCAGATAGAATTTCTACTGTTGGCTACGGTGAAGAGCGTTTGAAAAACGAAGCATATACACTTAAAGCACACGCACAAAACCGTCGTGTAGAAGCTCAAATCACAAGTGTTGAGAAAGTTAAAGTACTTCGTAAGTAA
- a CDS encoding OmpA family protein encodes MKLKSLTIALALAATSASGIAAEKQGFYIGAFGDYYDNSWENIRDYPPGGLDVDDSTGWGLELGYRFSDYWSARLEYADMDFDWTAETTAGTTVSGSESGKRYGIDGLYHFGGGPFYGIFGLKNLDAVDEDLMFANVGAGYQHYFTDNFAFNAETSLYQGLDRGYTDVGAKLGLSYIFGDQSEPAEPVEPAPTVVPVPVEPVDSDGDNIPDADDQCANTPMTDAVDGTGCTLYEDREVTKSLLITFPNNTSKVSQQYLDDIDAAAMFLKEHPGTDVVLEGHSSSVGKADYNKWLSKKRADAVAKKLIEDGIDPMRLTTVGMGEERLKNPANTPEAHAENRRVEAKVTVIERVKVER; translated from the coding sequence ATGAAACTAAAATCACTAACTATAGCTTTAGCGCTTGCTGCAACAAGTGCTTCAGGTATCGCTGCTGAAAAACAAGGTTTTTATATTGGCGCATTTGGCGATTATTATGATAACTCTTGGGAAAATATCCGTGACTACCCACCTGGCGGTTTAGATGTAGATGACTCTACAGGCTGGGGTTTAGAGCTTGGTTATCGTTTCAGTGATTATTGGAGTGCTCGTCTAGAGTATGCTGATATGGATTTTGACTGGACTGCTGAAACAACAGCTGGTACCACTGTAAGTGGTTCTGAAAGTGGTAAGCGTTACGGTATCGATGGCCTATATCACTTTGGCGGTGGCCCATTTTACGGTATTTTTGGTTTGAAAAACCTTGATGCTGTTGATGAAGATTTAATGTTCGCTAACGTAGGTGCTGGTTACCAACACTACTTTACAGATAATTTTGCATTTAATGCTGAAACGTCTTTATATCAAGGTCTTGACCGTGGTTACACAGATGTTGGCGCTAAATTAGGTTTAAGCTACATTTTTGGCGATCAAAGCGAACCAGCTGAACCAGTAGAGCCTGCTCCAACAGTTGTTCCTGTTCCAGTTGAGCCAGTAGACAGCGATGGTGACAACATCCCTGATGCTGATGACCAATGTGCAAACACACCAATGACTGATGCTGTTGATGGCACAGGCTGTACGCTTTATGAAGATCGTGAAGTTACTAAGAGCCTACTAATTACGTTCCCTAACAATACATCTAAAGTATCTCAACAATACCTAGATGATATTGATGCTGCTGCTATGTTCTTAAAAGAGCACCCAGGTACAGACGTAGTACTTGAGGGCCACTCTTCATCAGTTGGTAAAGCTGATTACAACAAGTGGTTATCTAAGAAACGTGCTGATGCGGTTGCTAAGAAACTAATTGAAGATGGCATTGATCCAATGCGTCTGACTACTGTTGGTATGGGTGAAGAGCGCCTTAAAAATCCAGCAAACACGCCAGAAGCACACGCTGAAAACCGTCGTGTTGAAGCGAAAGTAACTGTAATTGAGCGTGTAAAAGTAGAGCGTTAA
- the acnB gene encoding bifunctional aconitate hydratase 2/2-methylisocitrate dehydratase: MLQEYRKHVEERAALGIVPAPLDAQQTADLIELIKNPPAGEEEFIVDLLVNRVPPGVDDAAYIKAGFLAAVAKGEASSPLVSKEKAAELLGTMLGGYNIAPMIDLLDDEALAPIVVKGLSNTLLMFDAFYDVEEKAKAGNEFAKQVIESWANAEWFVNKPAVAEKISVTVFKVTGETNTDDLSPAPDAWSRPDIPLHALAMLKNERDGINPEKPGEVGPISQLEELKTKGLPLAYVGDVVGTGSSRKSATNSVLWFMGDDIPHVPNKRVGGVCLGGKIAPIFFNTMEDSGALPIELPVDELNMGDQIDIFPYEGVVKRHGTDEVISTFSLKSDVILDEVRAGGRIPLIIGRGLTDKARASLGLEAEDIFRKPALVTDSGKGFTLAQKMVGKACNMPGVRPGQYCEPKMTTVGSQDTTGPMTRDELKDLACLGFSADLTMQSFCHTSAYPKPIDVNTHHTLPDFIMNRGGVSLRPGDGVIHSWLNRMLLPDTVGTGGDSHTRFPLGISFPAGSGAVAFAAATGVMPLDMPESILVRFKGEMQPGITLRDLVHAIPYYGIKEGLLTVEKKGKINEFSGRVLEIEGVEHLTVEQAFELSDASAERSAAGCTVKLSKESIAEYLESNIVMLKWMISEGYGDVRTIERRINAMQEWLANPELMEADADAEYKHVIEIDLADIKEPILCAPNDPDDARLLSDVTGEKIDEVFIGSCMTNIGHFRAAGKLLDGFSGRIPTQLWVAPPTKMDKDQLTDEGYYGIFGRVGARIETPGCSLCMGNQARVADKATVVSTSTRNFPNRLGTGANVFLASAELAAVAAILGKLPTPAEYQEYADKINATAADTYRYLNFHRMPQYTKKADQVIVQQAV, from the coding sequence GTGCTACAAGAATATCGTAAACACGTAGAAGAACGTGCCGCGTTAGGTATCGTACCAGCGCCATTAGATGCTCAGCAAACGGCTGATCTTATTGAATTAATCAAAAACCCACCGGCAGGCGAAGAAGAGTTTATTGTTGATCTTCTAGTTAACCGTGTACCACCGGGTGTTGATGATGCTGCTTACATCAAAGCAGGTTTCTTAGCTGCAGTTGCAAAAGGTGAAGCGAGCTCTCCACTTGTATCAAAAGAAAAAGCAGCTGAGCTACTTGGTACTATGTTAGGCGGTTACAACATCGCGCCTATGATTGACCTTTTAGATGACGAAGCGTTAGCGCCAATCGTTGTTAAAGGTTTATCAAACACATTATTAATGTTCGATGCTTTCTACGATGTAGAAGAAAAAGCGAAAGCAGGTAACGAATTTGCTAAGCAAGTAATCGAGTCTTGGGCAAATGCAGAATGGTTTGTGAACAAGCCTGCAGTTGCTGAAAAAATCTCAGTTACCGTGTTCAAAGTAACTGGCGAAACAAATACAGATGACCTTTCTCCTGCACCAGATGCATGGTCTCGCCCTGATATTCCACTACACGCTTTAGCAATGCTGAAGAACGAACGTGATGGTATCAACCCTGAAAAACCAGGTGAAGTTGGTCCAATCTCACAACTAGAAGAGCTTAAAACGAAAGGTTTACCTCTTGCATACGTTGGTGATGTAGTTGGTACGGGTTCTTCTCGTAAATCTGCAACTAACTCTGTACTTTGGTTCATGGGTGATGATATTCCTCACGTACCAAACAAACGCGTTGGTGGTGTATGTTTAGGCGGTAAAATCGCTCCTATCTTCTTCAACACAATGGAAGACTCTGGCGCATTACCAATCGAACTTCCTGTTGATGAGCTAAACATGGGTGACCAAATCGATATCTTCCCATATGAAGGTGTTGTTAAGCGTCACGGTACTGATGAAGTAATCTCTACTTTCTCTTTAAAATCAGACGTAATTCTTGATGAAGTGCGTGCTGGCGGTCGTATTCCACTGATCATCGGTCGTGGTTTAACTGATAAAGCGCGTGCATCACTAGGTTTGGAAGCTGAAGATATCTTCCGCAAACCTGCTCTTGTAACTGATTCGGGTAAAGGCTTCACATTAGCTCAGAAGATGGTTGGTAAAGCATGTAACATGCCTGGCGTACGTCCTGGTCAATACTGTGAGCCGAAAATGACAACTGTTGGTTCGCAAGATACAACAGGTCCTATGACGCGTGACGAACTTAAAGATCTAGCATGTTTAGGTTTCTCTGCAGATCTAACAATGCAGTCTTTCTGTCATACATCAGCTTATCCTAAGCCAATCGACGTAAACACTCACCACACACTTCCTGATTTCATCATGAACCGTGGCGGTGTATCACTACGTCCAGGTGACGGTGTAATCCACTCATGGTTAAACCGTATGTTATTACCAGATACAGTAGGTACTGGTGGTGACTCGCATACTCGTTTCCCTCTAGGTATTTCATTCCCAGCGGGTTCAGGTGCGGTAGCATTCGCAGCGGCAACTGGTGTAATGCCTCTTGATATGCCTGAGTCAATCTTAGTTCGTTTCAAAGGTGAAATGCAGCCAGGTATCACACTACGTGACCTAGTTCATGCTATCCCTTACTACGGTATTAAAGAAGGTCTTCTAACAGTTGAGAAGAAAGGTAAAATCAACGAATTCTCTGGTCGCGTACTAGAAATTGAAGGTGTTGAGCACCTAACTGTTGAGCAAGCTTTCGAACTTTCTGATGCATCAGCTGAGCGTTCAGCTGCAGGTTGTACAGTTAAGCTTTCTAAAGAGTCTATCGCTGAATACCTAGAGTCAAACATCGTAATGCTTAAGTGGATGATCTCTGAAGGTTACGGTGATGTTCGCACTATTGAGCGTCGTATCAATGCAATGCAAGAGTGGTTAGCTAATCCTGAACTTATGGAAGCTGACGCTGATGCAGAGTACAAGCATGTAATCGAAATCGATCTTGCAGACATCAAAGAGCCAATCCTTTGTGCACCAAATGACCCAGATGATGCACGTCTTCTTTCAGACGTAACAGGCGAGAAAATCGATGAAGTATTCATTGGTTCTTGTATGACTAACATCGGTCACTTCCGTGCTGCAGGTAAACTACTAGATGGTTTCAGTGGTCGTATCCCAACTCAACTTTGGGTTGCACCTCCAACGAAGATGGATAAAGACCAGCTTACTGACGAAGGTTACTACGGTATCTTTGGTCGCGTAGGTGCACGTATCGAAACTCCAGGGTGTTCACTATGTATGGGTAACCAAGCACGTGTTGCTGATAAAGCAACAGTTGTTTCTACCTCTACGCGTAACTTCCCTAACCGTCTAGGTACTGGCGCTAACGTATTCTTAGCATCAGCAGAGCTTGCAGCAGTAGCTGCTATCTTAGGTAAACTTCCTACACCTGCTGAGTACCAAGAGTATGCAGATAAGATCAATGCAACTGCAGCTGATACTTATCGTTACCTGAACTTCCACCGTATGCCTCAATACACTAAAAAGGCAGACCAAGTAATCGTTCAGCAAGCTGTTTAA